A genomic stretch from Candidatus Omnitrophota bacterium includes:
- a CDS encoding ACT domain-containing protein produces MVRDVNLAKEIVVTVENKVGLLAAMSRILADHGINIEGVAGYEIGNEAKLMFVVSDTLRAKEALEKAGYNKTKEHEVIEVDLENKPGALKGITAKLAAEKIDIKYMYGTACPGGCPARIILATGNNEKALVSLKAK; encoded by the coding sequence ATGGTAAGAGATGTAAACCTGGCGAAGGAGATAGTCGTAACGGTCGAGAATAAGGTGGGTCTTCTGGCCGCTATGTCGAGGATCCTGGCCGATCATGGCATAAATATAGAGGGTGTTGCGGGATATGAAATAGGAAATGAAGCTAAATTAATGTTTGTAGTGTCCGATACTCTTCGCGCGAAAGAAGCGCTTGAAAAAGCCGGATATAATAAGACGAAGGAGCACGAGGTTATAGAGGTCGACCTCGAGAATAAGCCCGGAGCGCTTAAGGGCATCACTGCTAAATTAGCCGCGGAGAAGATCGACATAAAATATATGTACGGAACGGCGTGCCCGGGAGGATGTCCCGCAAGGATAATACTCGCTACCGGCAACAATGAAAAAGCTTTAGTGTCATTAAAGGCGAAATAA
- a CDS encoding aldolase catalytic domain-containing protein: MFREKIKVFDCTIRDGGLINDHDFSDHFVRAIYRALSEAGVDYMEIGYKNSKKLFPGAKFGKWKFCDDDAVRDIIDGIPSKMKLSVMVDVGRVDIDDIKPKKDSPIDMVRVASYVKDIDKAIHLVNQFANKGYETTVNIMAISRALDNEITEALEQLENESKADVIYIVDSFGSLYQETTEFLVKKAMKIIKTKEIGIHAHNNQQLGFANTIEAIIHGVNFVDGTVYGLGRAAGNCPLELLIGFLKNPKYDIRPILDLISKEFIPLREKMEWGYIIPYAITGMLDEHPKAAMELRASHNKENYREFYDSIKGKDLD; encoded by the coding sequence ATGTTCAGGGAGAAGATAAAAGTATTCGATTGCACCATACGGGACGGAGGACTTATTAACGACCATGATTTCAGCGATCATTTCGTGAGGGCAATATATCGTGCTCTTTCGGAAGCGGGCGTGGATTACATGGAGATAGGATATAAGAACTCGAAGAAACTCTTTCCCGGAGCAAAGTTCGGCAAGTGGAAGTTCTGTGATGACGATGCGGTCAGGGACATCATAGATGGCATACCTTCCAAGATGAAGCTCTCGGTGATGGTCGATGTCGGCAGGGTGGATATCGACGATATTAAACCTAAAAAGGATTCACCCATAGACATGGTAAGGGTCGCGTCGTACGTTAAAGATATCGATAAGGCCATACATCTCGTAAACCAGTTTGCGAATAAAGGTTACGAGACGACTGTAAATATAATGGCCATATCGCGCGCGCTCGATAACGAGATCACCGAGGCGCTCGAGCAGCTGGAAAACGAATCGAAAGCGGATGTTATCTATATCGTCGATAGTTTCGGGTCCCTGTATCAGGAGACGACGGAATTCCTTGTTAAGAAAGCGATGAAGATAATAAAGACCAAGGAGATAGGTATACATGCCCACAATAACCAGCAATTGGGATTCGCGAATACAATCGAAGCGATAATACACGGCGTGAATTTTGTAGACGGTACGGTATACGGACTTGGCCGCGCTGCCGGAAATTGTCCGCTCGAACTGTTAATAGGTTTCCTGAAGAACCCTAAGTATGATATACGCCCCATACTGGACCTTATATCAAAAGAGTTTATACCGCTAAGGGAGAAGATGGAATGGGGCTATATCATTCCGTACGCCATAACCGGGATGCTGGATGAGCACCCGAAGGCCGCGATGGAGCTTCGCGCAAGCCATAATAAAGAGAATTACAGGGAGTTTTACGATAGCATAAAAGGCAAGGACCTTGACTAA
- a CDS encoding bifunctional 4-hydroxy-2-oxoglutarate aldolase/2-dehydro-3-deoxy-phosphogluconate aldolase translates to MGRFKRLPILGILRCSGAVPIEELTEAIVSSGLETIEIAMNSDSADSLIKRSVKAAKGRLMIGAGTVLNMDALKLALDAGATFIVSPTLVEDVIEYCVKHVIPVFPGALTPQEICNAWRLGATMVKVFPAAMFGPSYIKEIKGPFNDIELLACGGVSAENIKAYFASGAGAVAFGGSIFKKSSLDKKEFALIERSIKELIANAK, encoded by the coding sequence GTGGGCCGTTTTAAAAGGCTTCCGATATTAGGTATCCTCAGATGTTCGGGAGCAGTTCCGATAGAGGAGCTCACCGAGGCGATCGTTTCATCGGGACTTGAGACTATCGAGATCGCGATGAATTCGGATTCCGCAGACTCTCTGATAAAACGTTCCGTCAAGGCGGCGAAGGGCCGGCTCATGATAGGCGCGGGCACGGTCCTAAATATGGACGCTCTCAAACTTGCGCTCGACGCGGGCGCAACATTTATAGTCTCTCCAACACTTGTTGAAGATGTTATCGAATATTGCGTAAAGCACGTGATACCCGTCTTTCCGGGAGCGTTAACACCTCAAGAGATATGTAATGCCTGGCGCCTGGGCGCGACGATGGTAAAGGTCTTTCCTGCGGCCATGTTTGGCCCCTCATACATAAAAGAGATAAAAGGGCCGTTCAACGATATAGAGCTTCTCGCATGCGGCGGTGTAAGTGCGGAAAATATAAAGGCCTATTTTGCCTCGGGCGCCGGTGCAGTCGCTTTCGGCGGGAGCATATTTAAAAAAAGCTCGCTCGATAAAAAAGAGTTCGCGCTCATAGAACGCTCTATAAAAGAACTGATCGCAAACGCGAAATAG